One stretch of Serinicoccus hydrothermalis DNA includes these proteins:
- the hisC gene encoding histidinol-phosphate transaminase, which yields MTTRGDTTFPAHLVRPDLRDFAGYSSARTSAPTGLPDRIWLNANESGVASSADDAGGSRRYPDPQPPALVEAFADLWATTPDRVVVGRGSDEAIELLVRSLCRPGGDGVVVTSPTFGMYAVSARLHGVPVIDVPQTDDELRWRVDTAAVARAVRDKGARLVFLASPGNPTGSVVPLREIAALTEELADQAVVVVDEAYGEFAAQRSAITLLEEHPTLVVLRTLSKAHALAGARVGIALAHPDLVAVLRRVQAPYPLPAPVTELALRALSEEVLHATRQHVGDVLRLRDQVGRWLRDLDGVRTVYASEANFFLVRCDDPDALLHTLGAAGIVVRDMRHLPGLHDALRITIGTGPEMSALREALTSARPAPTTEETPA from the coding sequence GTGACCACCCGCGGCGACACCACCTTCCCGGCGCACCTGGTGCGCCCGGACCTGCGCGACTTCGCGGGGTACTCCTCGGCCCGCACCAGCGCGCCCACCGGCCTACCGGACCGGATCTGGCTCAACGCCAACGAGTCCGGGGTGGCGAGCAGCGCGGACGACGCGGGCGGGTCCCGGCGCTACCCGGACCCACAGCCACCCGCCCTGGTCGAGGCCTTCGCCGACCTCTGGGCGACCACGCCGGACCGGGTGGTCGTCGGGCGCGGCAGCGACGAGGCGATCGAGCTGCTCGTGCGCAGCCTGTGCCGCCCCGGCGGCGACGGCGTCGTGGTGACGTCCCCGACGTTCGGCATGTATGCCGTCTCCGCCCGGTTGCACGGCGTGCCGGTGATCGACGTGCCCCAGACCGACGACGAGCTGCGTTGGCGGGTCGACACGGCCGCCGTCGCACGGGCCGTCCGGGACAAGGGTGCCCGGCTGGTCTTCCTGGCCTCGCCGGGCAACCCCACCGGCTCCGTGGTGCCGCTGCGCGAGATCGCAGCTCTGACCGAGGAGCTGGCCGACCAGGCCGTCGTCGTGGTCGACGAGGCCTACGGCGAGTTCGCCGCGCAGCGCTCCGCGATCACCCTGCTCGAGGAGCACCCGACCCTCGTCGTGCTGCGCACCCTGTCCAAGGCGCACGCGCTCGCCGGCGCGCGCGTCGGCATCGCGCTGGCCCACCCGGACCTCGTCGCGGTGCTGCGCCGGGTGCAGGCGCCCTACCCGTTGCCGGCGCCGGTCACCGAGCTGGCCCTGCGGGCCCTGTCCGAGGAGGTCCTGCACGCGACGAGGCAGCACGTCGGCGACGTGCTCCGGCTGCGCGACCAGGTCGGCCGGTGGCTGCGCGACCTCGACGGAGTGCGCACCGTGTATGCCAGCGAGGCCAACTTCTTCCTGGTGCGCTGCGACGACCCCGACGCCCTGCTGCATACCCTGGGTGCCGCCGGGATCGTGGTCCGCGACATGCGCCACCTGCCCGGCCTGCACGACGCCCTGCGCATCACCATCGGGACCGGACCCGAGATGAGCGCCCTGCGCGAGGCCCTGACCAGCGCACGACCCGCCCCCACGACCGAGGAGACCCCCGCATGA
- a CDS encoding M18 family aminopeptidase: MSSLTRLATQVSEVADGLCAYLDASPSPFHAVHAAQELLTDAGFTEVDETEPTPSAPGSYVVRRGGSLIAWSTAHLPADRPAHTAYRVVGAHTDSPNLRIKPQPDWARAGWQMLGVEVYGGALTNSWLDRDLGLSGRVAVRDTTAPHGIAQLLWRCDDPLLRVSQLAIHLDRTVRTEGLKLNDQEHLAPHWSTGAERTSFRDWLAQQVDVAPEDLLGFDAMTHDLTPARRIGGEGELVASARLDNLATSYAAVRALLQAVADPGEGGAADSVPVIVLFDHEEVGSTSERGAQSTFLPSWLERIVLAAGGGREEYWRALAGSVIASGDMAHATHPNYAERHEPGHPILMNGGPVLKVNTNLRYATDSLGAAAFTLACEQAGVPMQTFVTRSDLPCGSTVGPMTSALTGATTVDFGAPVLSMHSTREICGTLDQAGYAAALAAFLSPA, encoded by the coding sequence GTGAGCAGCCTCACCCGCCTCGCGACCCAGGTGAGCGAGGTCGCCGACGGCCTGTGCGCCTACCTCGACGCCTCTCCTTCCCCCTTCCACGCGGTGCACGCCGCGCAGGAGCTGCTCACCGACGCCGGCTTCACCGAGGTCGACGAGACCGAGCCGACCCCGTCCGCACCGGGCAGCTATGTCGTCCGGCGCGGGGGCTCGCTCATCGCCTGGTCCACCGCCCACCTGCCCGCCGACCGGCCGGCGCACACGGCATACCGCGTGGTGGGGGCGCACACCGACTCCCCCAACCTGCGGATCAAGCCGCAGCCGGACTGGGCCCGTGCCGGGTGGCAGATGCTCGGGGTCGAGGTCTACGGCGGCGCGCTGACCAACTCCTGGCTGGACCGCGACCTCGGCCTGTCCGGTCGCGTCGCGGTGCGGGACACGACCGCGCCGCACGGGATCGCCCAGCTGCTGTGGCGCTGCGACGACCCGCTGCTGCGCGTGTCGCAGCTGGCCATCCACCTCGACCGCACCGTGCGCACCGAGGGGCTCAAGCTCAACGACCAGGAGCACCTGGCCCCGCACTGGAGCACGGGCGCCGAGCGCACCTCCTTCCGCGACTGGCTCGCGCAGCAGGTCGACGTCGCGCCGGAGGACCTGCTCGGCTTCGACGCCATGACCCACGACCTCACCCCGGCGCGCCGCATCGGCGGCGAGGGCGAGCTCGTCGCCTCCGCACGGCTGGACAACCTCGCCACCTCGTATGCCGCGGTGCGGGCGCTGCTGCAGGCGGTCGCCGACCCCGGTGAGGGCGGCGCCGCCGACTCGGTCCCGGTCATCGTGCTCTTCGACCACGAGGAGGTCGGCAGCACCTCCGAGCGCGGTGCCCAGTCCACCTTTCTGCCCTCGTGGCTGGAGCGGATCGTGCTCGCCGCCGGAGGCGGCCGCGAGGAATACTGGCGGGCGCTGGCCGGGTCGGTCATCGCCTCGGGCGACATGGCGCACGCCACGCACCCCAACTACGCGGAGCGGCACGAGCCCGGCCACCCGATCCTCATGAACGGCGGGCCGGTGCTCAAGGTCAACACCAACCTGCGCTACGCCACCGACTCCCTGGGCGCGGCCGCCTTCACGCTGGCCTGCGAGCAGGCGGGCGTGCCGATGCAGACCTTCGTCACCCGCTCGGACCTGCCGTGCGGCTCGACCGTCGGCCCGATGACCTCGGCGCTCACCGGCGCCACCACGGTCGACTTCGGCGCCCCCGTGCTCTCGATGCACTCGACGCGCGAGATCTGCGGGACGCTGGACCAGGCCGGGTATGCCGCCGCCCTCGCCGCCTTCCTCTCCCCCGCCTGA
- a CDS encoding YerC/YecD family TrpR-related protein, producing the protein MKQREDAARGAQARDGLARVLAALADPASVDAFLDDLCTPAEIEALADRWSVVPLLAEGMSYRQIHDETGVSVTTVGRIARCLDAGAGGYRAALEHRDEHPAGLPTA; encoded by the coding sequence ATGAAGCAGCGTGAGGACGCCGCCCGCGGCGCGCAGGCCCGGGACGGTCTGGCCCGGGTGCTGGCCGCGCTCGCGGACCCCGCTTCCGTCGACGCCTTCCTCGACGACCTGTGCACCCCGGCCGAGATCGAGGCGTTGGCCGACCGCTGGTCCGTGGTCCCGCTGCTCGCGGAGGGTATGTCGTACCGCCAGATCCACGACGAGACCGGCGTGAGCGTGACGACGGTCGGGCGCATCGCCCGCTGCCTGGACGCCGGCGCCGGCGGCTATCGTGCCGCCCTGGAGCATCGCGACGAGCATCCCGCGGGCCTGCCGACGGCCTGA
- the hisG gene encoding ATP phosphoribosyltransferase, with protein MTPPAQPRDRLRVAIQKSGRLGEPARELLASCGLTWRESRDKLFCYGESLPVDLLLVRDDDIPGLIADGVCDMGIVGRNVLVEHDLARRAQGRGADLTEWRQLGWGTCRLDVAIDEDQEWTGPEQLAGMRIATSYPHTLGRWLEEHGVDAEPVLLNGSVEIAPRLGQADVVCDLVSTGGTLRANQLKPVTTILHSEAVIAGPGHPLDDGRQEIADLLLRRLDGAVQLKESRLLMLRVERPLLDDLLPLLPGGHEPTVMAVDGRDEVALQMLVHGSVSWARLEDLKRAGAHNLMVLPVEGMLA; from the coding sequence ATGACCCCGCCTGCCCAGCCGCGCGACCGCCTGCGCGTGGCGATCCAGAAGTCCGGCCGCCTGGGCGAGCCCGCGCGCGAGCTGCTGGCCTCCTGCGGCCTCACCTGGCGCGAGAGCCGCGACAAGCTCTTCTGCTACGGCGAGAGCCTGCCGGTCGACCTGCTGCTCGTCCGCGACGACGACATCCCCGGCCTCATCGCCGACGGGGTCTGCGACATGGGGATCGTGGGCCGCAACGTCCTCGTCGAGCACGACCTGGCCCGGCGGGCCCAGGGCCGCGGGGCGGATCTCACCGAGTGGCGCCAGCTCGGCTGGGGCACGTGCCGGCTGGACGTCGCCATCGACGAGGACCAGGAGTGGACCGGCCCCGAGCAGCTGGCCGGGATGCGGATCGCCACCTCCTACCCCCACACCCTGGGCCGCTGGCTCGAGGAGCACGGGGTCGACGCCGAGCCGGTGCTCCTCAACGGCTCGGTGGAGATCGCTCCACGGCTGGGCCAGGCCGATGTCGTCTGCGACCTGGTGTCGACCGGCGGCACGCTGCGCGCCAACCAGCTCAAGCCGGTGACGACGATCCTGCACAGCGAGGCAGTCATCGCCGGGCCGGGGCACCCGCTGGACGACGGGCGCCAGGAGATCGCCGACCTGCTGCTGCGCCGTCTCGACGGCGCGGTCCAGCTCAAGGAGTCCCGGTTGCTCATGCTCCGGGTCGAGCGCCCGCTGCTCGACGACCTCCTGCCGCTGCTGCCCGGCGGCCACGAGCCGACCGTCATGGCGGTCGACGGCCGCGACGAGGTCGCGCTGCAGATGCTCGTCCACGGCTCGGTGTCGTGGGCGAGGCTAGAGGACCTCAAGCGCGCCGGGGCGCACAACCTCATGGTGCTCCCGGTCGAGGGGATGCTCGCATGA
- a CDS encoding MBL fold metallo-hydrolase has product MFVRSVVADAFATNCYIVAPAEGEECLIVDPGIGVENRVQDLLAEHRLRPAAVLLTHGHLDHVYAVTPVCRGTTAVSPFIHTDDRYRLVDPLSSMSPELILAMEQQFGRRATWAEPEDVVEITDAQELELAGLRIGVAHAPGHTEGSVLFTTQGLPEGIPGEELDRTVLSGDVLFAGSIGRTDLPGGDPAAMQRSLRDVVLPLADSSLVLPGHGPATTIARERATNPYLTSL; this is encoded by the coding sequence ATGTTCGTCCGCAGCGTCGTCGCCGACGCCTTCGCCACCAACTGCTACATCGTCGCCCCGGCCGAGGGCGAGGAGTGCCTCATCGTGGACCCCGGCATCGGCGTGGAGAACCGCGTGCAGGACCTGCTGGCCGAGCACCGGCTGCGGCCGGCGGCGGTCCTGCTCACCCACGGCCACCTCGACCACGTGTATGCCGTCACCCCTGTCTGCCGGGGCACCACCGCAGTCAGCCCGTTCATCCACACCGACGACCGCTACCGCCTGGTGGACCCGCTGTCCTCGATGAGCCCCGAGCTCATCCTGGCGATGGAGCAGCAGTTCGGCCGCCGTGCGACCTGGGCCGAGCCCGAGGACGTCGTGGAGATCACCGACGCGCAGGAGCTGGAGCTGGCGGGCCTGCGCATCGGCGTCGCCCATGCGCCGGGCCACACCGAGGGATCGGTGCTGTTCACGACGCAGGGGCTGCCGGAGGGCATACCGGGGGAGGAGCTGGACCGCACCGTGCTCTCCGGGGACGTGCTCTTCGCCGGCTCGATCGGGCGGACCGACCTGCCGGGCGGGGACCCGGCGGCGATGCAGCGCAGCCTGCGCGACGTCGTCCTGCCCCTGGCCGACTCCTCGTTGGTGCTGCCCGGCCACGGCCCGGCGACGACGATCGCGCGCGAGCGGGCGACCAACCCCTACCTGACCTCGCTCTGA
- a CDS encoding peptidylprolyl isomerase — protein sequence MRRALLPAATALLVLTACGGEATYTGASEESGGSGEGGGSALSCEEPPEAPGDVTTYAQSDLPEPVPADPATLTATLETNCGDIGLELYAADAPQTVASFEFLAQEGYWEDSACHRLTTSGISVLQCGDPTGTGSGNPGYGYGIENAPEDGLYPPGTLAMARTQDPESNGGQFFIVYDDTQLPVEGGGYSIFGRVTSGLEIVEAVAEAGTASGGGDGAPAQPISLLSVNVDG from the coding sequence ATGCGACGCGCCCTCCTCCCTGCCGCCACCGCCCTGCTCGTGCTCACCGCCTGCGGGGGCGAGGCCACCTATACCGGCGCCTCCGAGGAGAGTGGCGGTTCCGGCGAGGGCGGCGGTTCCGCGCTGTCCTGCGAGGAGCCGCCCGAGGCCCCCGGCGACGTCACGACCTACGCGCAGTCCGACCTCCCCGAGCCGGTCCCGGCCGACCCCGCGACGCTCACGGCCACCCTGGAGACGAACTGCGGCGACATCGGGCTGGAGCTCTATGCCGCGGACGCGCCGCAGACGGTGGCGTCCTTCGAGTTCCTGGCGCAGGAGGGCTACTGGGAGGACAGCGCCTGCCACCGGCTCACGACCAGCGGCATCTCCGTCCTCCAGTGCGGCGACCCGACCGGCACCGGCAGCGGTAACCCCGGATACGGCTACGGCATCGAGAACGCCCCGGAGGACGGGCTCTACCCGCCCGGCACGCTCGCGATGGCGCGCACCCAGGACCCGGAGAGCAACGGCGGGCAGTTCTTCATCGTCTACGACGACACCCAGCTGCCGGTCGAGGGCGGCGGCTACAGCATCTTCGGGCGCGTCACCTCCGGCCTGGAGATCGTCGAGGCGGTCGCGGAGGCCGGCACCGCGAGCGGCGGCGGTGACGGTGCCCCGGCCCAGCCGATCAGCCTGCTGTCGGTGAACGTCGACGGCTGA
- the hisS gene encoding histidine--tRNA ligase — MISPRTPSGVLELLPPEQIAFQRMLDSIRSGYERFGFLPIETPVFERSDVLLTKTGGETERQVYFAQSTGALEKARSQDGAEETLPELALRFDLTVPLARYVAEHEHQLTFPFRRYQMQRVYRGERPQRGRFREFYQCDVDVIGKDELSVRHDAEAPAIINAIFADLAIGDFTIQINNRRLLRGFYEDLGIGDPQAQAAVLREVDKLDKRGADYLRTTLTGEGFGLGVDVVEQILAFVQTRSTGHDDALARLDEVSAGSAGSEELARGVAELREVLGLVRALGVPEDNYCLNFSIARGLDYYTGTVYETTLDEHPELGSICSGGRYDDLAGQYTKSRLPGVGISIGLSRLFWQLREAGLIEASAAESTVQVLVPQVDAELLDDQLALASQLRHGGINTEAVLDGGKLGKQLRYADRAGIRFVAILGQQEVADGTVTLKDLRRQDQFSVPRDEVVSALRVELAQPLV, encoded by the coding sequence GTGATCTCCCCGCGCACGCCGTCCGGTGTCCTCGAGCTGCTGCCGCCCGAGCAGATCGCCTTCCAGCGGATGCTGGACTCGATTCGCTCCGGCTACGAGCGCTTCGGCTTCCTCCCGATCGAGACCCCCGTCTTCGAGCGCTCCGACGTCCTGCTGACCAAGACCGGCGGGGAGACCGAGCGCCAGGTCTACTTCGCCCAGTCGACCGGGGCGCTGGAGAAGGCGCGCTCGCAGGACGGCGCCGAGGAGACGCTGCCCGAGCTGGCGCTGCGCTTCGACCTCACCGTGCCGCTGGCGCGCTACGTCGCCGAGCACGAGCACCAGCTCACCTTCCCGTTCCGGCGCTACCAGATGCAGCGGGTCTACCGCGGCGAGCGGCCGCAGCGGGGGCGGTTCCGGGAGTTCTACCAGTGCGACGTCGACGTCATCGGCAAGGACGAGCTGTCGGTCCGGCACGACGCTGAGGCTCCGGCGATCATCAACGCGATCTTCGCCGACCTCGCCATCGGCGACTTCACCATCCAGATCAACAACCGCAGGCTGCTGCGCGGGTTCTACGAGGACCTCGGGATCGGCGACCCGCAGGCCCAGGCCGCGGTGCTGCGCGAGGTCGACAAGCTGGACAAGCGCGGTGCCGACTACCTGCGGACCACCTTGACGGGTGAGGGCTTCGGGCTGGGCGTCGACGTGGTCGAGCAGATCCTCGCCTTCGTGCAGACCCGCTCGACCGGGCACGACGACGCCCTGGCGCGATTGGATGAGGTGTCGGCCGGGTCGGCCGGGAGCGAGGAGCTGGCCCGGGGCGTGGCCGAGCTGCGTGAGGTGCTCGGGCTGGTGCGCGCGCTCGGGGTGCCGGAGGACAACTACTGCCTCAACTTCTCCATCGCCCGGGGGCTCGACTACTACACCGGCACCGTCTACGAGACGACCCTCGACGAGCACCCCGAGCTCGGCTCGATCTGCTCCGGGGGTCGCTACGACGACCTGGCGGGGCAGTACACCAAGTCGCGCCTGCCCGGGGTCGGGATCTCCATCGGGCTCTCCCGGCTGTTCTGGCAGCTGCGTGAGGCCGGCCTCATCGAGGCGTCGGCGGCGGAGTCGACGGTCCAGGTGCTGGTGCCGCAGGTGGACGCCGAGCTGCTGGACGACCAGCTCGCGCTGGCCTCGCAGCTGCGGCACGGCGGGATCAACACCGAGGCGGTGCTCGACGGTGGCAAGCTCGGCAAGCAGCTGCGGTATGCCGACCGCGCCGGCATCCGCTTCGTCGCGATCCTGGGTCAGCAGGAGGTGGCCGACGGGACGGTCACGCTCAAGGACCTGCGCCGCCAGGACCAGTTCAGCGTGCCCCGCGACGAGGTCGTCAGCGCGCTGCGCGTCGAGCTGGCCCAGCCGCTCGTCTGA
- the hisD gene encoding histidinol dehydrogenase, whose amino-acid sequence MNVLTWEDLDETARTDALRRGTAAAGPEVTEGVARILRQVREGGDAALLELTARLDGAELTSLRVSTEDRDAAVAGLDPDLRQAITEAAGRIRTFHAAGMQQGYAVETAPGVVCQRVVRPIRRVGLYVPAGSAPLPSTALMLGIPAQLAGCPEVVLATPPRPDGTVDPAVLAAAAECGIDQVVLVGGAQAVAALAYGTETVPACDKIFGPGNAWVTEAKRQVSTAEGGPGIDMPAGPSEVLVIADSGADPEFVAADLLSQAEHGPDSQVVLLTDSRPLAEAVATQVEEQVESLPRADIARKALASSRLVVTPDLATAVEVSNDYAPEHLILALRDASAWVPRIDRAGSVFLGDHTPETLGDYCSGTNHVLPTAGAARFTGGVNVGAFQIAMTVQRATPQGLAAVGPCAVTLSEAESLHAHQRAVTRRLARTQGQP is encoded by the coding sequence ATGAACGTCCTGACCTGGGAGGACCTCGACGAGACCGCGCGGACCGACGCCCTGCGCCGGGGCACCGCGGCCGCCGGTCCCGAGGTCACCGAGGGGGTCGCCCGCATCCTGCGCCAGGTGCGCGAGGGCGGGGACGCCGCCCTCCTCGAGCTCACCGCCCGCCTCGACGGCGCTGAGCTGACCTCGCTGCGGGTCAGCACCGAGGACCGCGACGCCGCCGTGGCCGGGCTGGACCCGGACCTGCGGCAGGCGATCACCGAGGCCGCGGGTCGCATCCGCACCTTCCACGCCGCCGGCATGCAGCAGGGGTATGCCGTCGAGACCGCCCCCGGGGTCGTCTGCCAGCGGGTGGTCCGCCCGATCCGCCGGGTCGGTCTCTACGTCCCCGCCGGGTCGGCACCGCTGCCCTCCACCGCGCTCATGCTCGGGATCCCGGCGCAGCTCGCCGGCTGCCCGGAGGTCGTGCTCGCCACCCCGCCGCGCCCGGACGGCACGGTCGACCCCGCCGTGCTGGCGGCCGCGGCCGAGTGCGGCATCGACCAGGTCGTGCTCGTCGGGGGCGCCCAGGCGGTCGCCGCGCTGGCCTACGGCACCGAGACCGTGCCGGCCTGCGACAAGATCTTCGGACCGGGCAACGCCTGGGTCACCGAGGCCAAGCGCCAGGTGAGCACCGCCGAGGGCGGCCCCGGCATCGACATGCCGGCCGGCCCCTCCGAGGTGCTCGTCATCGCCGACTCCGGCGCCGACCCCGAGTTCGTCGCCGCCGACCTGCTCTCCCAGGCCGAGCACGGCCCGGACAGCCAGGTCGTCCTGCTCACCGACTCCCGGCCGCTGGCCGAGGCGGTCGCGACCCAGGTGGAGGAGCAGGTGGAGAGCCTGCCGCGCGCCGACATCGCCCGCAAGGCGCTCGCGTCCTCGCGCCTCGTCGTCACCCCCGACCTGGCCACAGCTGTCGAGGTGTCCAACGACTACGCCCCCGAGCACCTCATCCTCGCCCTGCGCGACGCGTCGGCCTGGGTGCCGCGCATCGACCGGGCCGGGTCGGTCTTCCTCGGCGACCACACCCCGGAGACGCTCGGCGACTACTGCTCCGGCACCAACCACGTGCTGCCCACCGCGGGTGCCGCGCGCTTCACCGGCGGCGTCAACGTCGGCGCCTTCCAGATCGCCATGACCGTGCAGCGCGCCACGCCGCAGGGCCTGGCCGCCGTCGGCCCGTGCGCCGTGACGCTCTCCGAGGCCGAGTCGCTGCACGCCCACCAGCGCGCGGTCACGCGCCGTCTCGCCCGCACCCAGGGGCAGCCGTGA
- a CDS encoding GTP pyrophosphokinase, with protein MSTGAALPPSFELSSREGITPAQLREVGEQLQRFLLEYEFGLREVETKIEILRDEFSHMHDYNPIEHVSSRVKSPDSLREKVVRRGLAMDLDTIRREITDIAGIRVSCSFVTDAYRIFDLLTQQDDITIRRVSDYIAHPKPNGYKSLHAIIEIPVFLSTGRVEVPVEVQLRTIAMDFWASTEHKIHYKYDGNVPGTLLDELKTAADSAAELDARMHRLHRELHGQSEVR; from the coding sequence ATGAGCACCGGAGCTGCGTTGCCCCCGTCCTTCGAGCTGTCCTCGCGGGAGGGGATCACCCCGGCGCAGCTGCGCGAGGTGGGTGAGCAGCTGCAGCGCTTCCTGCTCGAGTACGAGTTCGGGCTGCGCGAGGTCGAGACCAAGATCGAGATCCTGCGCGACGAGTTCTCCCACATGCACGACTACAACCCGATCGAGCACGTCTCCAGCCGGGTCAAGTCGCCCGACAGCCTGCGCGAGAAGGTCGTGCGCCGCGGGCTGGCGATGGACCTGGACACGATCCGGCGCGAGATCACCGACATCGCCGGCATCCGCGTCTCCTGCAGCTTCGTCACCGACGCCTACCGCATCTTCGACCTGCTGACCCAGCAGGACGACATCACGATCCGGCGCGTCTCGGACTACATCGCCCACCCCAAGCCCAACGGCTACAAGAGCCTCCACGCGATCATCGAGATCCCGGTCTTCCTGTCGACCGGGCGGGTCGAGGTCCCGGTGGAGGTCCAGCTACGCACCATCGCCATGGACTTCTGGGCCAGCACCGAGCACAAGATCCACTACAAGTACGACGGCAACGTCCCGGGCACGCTGCTCGACGAGCTCAAGACGGCGGCGGACAGCGCCGCCGAGCTGGACGCGCGGATGCACCGGCTGCACCGCGAGCTCCACGGTCAGAGCGAGGTCAGGTAG
- a CDS encoding DUF349 domain-containing protein: protein MSEQTPTPTEPEESAAEPQVAATQDVEPQPAPEAPAGTQEEPDPQPTAEPEPEPEAESTPEAAPEPQPEAVAQADSEAAPEPQPEAVAQADSEAAPEPQPEAVAQADSEAAPEPEATPQPEAAPRPKPSAPSPAMFAARKAAPRPAAGGGAPTPEPHPDPSESMKHGRVGEDGTVFVVAADGSEREVGSYPGATPDEALAYFARKYDEMLASADLLKARLAGTEVSAHDARQSLAHLKEQIGEAHVVGDLAALSAVVKHLEEDVKVRSRTEQEERLKAKAEAAQEREKLVLEAEKLAGTEPAKVQWKQSSARVRALLDEWKAHQRSGPRLDKELENALWQRFSHARSDFDKMRKNWFAQLDEEHASAKGTKERLVREAETLSTSKDWGATAGAFKRLMQDWKRAGRASRADDDALWARFKAAQDSFFDAKDEVVAAEEAEFTENLKVKEGLLQEAEALAVDEGRLDQTKAELRKIQDRWDAAGKVPRADIKRVENRLRAVEQKVRDIEDSQWKRTDPELNARAQSMVDQLERAVQGLEADLAAAQAAGEEKKAQDLEAELSTKKLWLSSARGGLGR from the coding sequence GTGTCCGAGCAGACGCCCACCCCGACCGAGCCGGAGGAGTCGGCCGCCGAGCCCCAGGTGGCCGCCACCCAGGACGTCGAGCCGCAGCCGGCGCCGGAGGCGCCCGCCGGGACGCAGGAGGAGCCGGACCCGCAGCCGACCGCCGAGCCCGAGCCCGAGCCCGAGGCGGAGTCGACCCCCGAGGCCGCGCCGGAGCCGCAGCCGGAAGCGGTCGCGCAGGCTGACTCGGAGGCCGCGCCGGAGCCGCAGCCGGAAGCGGTCGCGCAGGCTGACTCGGAGGCCGCGCCGGAGCCGCAGCCGGAAGCGGTCGCGCAGGCTGACTCGGAGGCCGCGCCGGAGCCGGAGGCGACCCCCCAGCCGGAGGCCGCGCCCCGCCCCAAGCCCTCGGCGCCCTCCCCCGCGATGTTCGCCGCGCGCAAGGCCGCGCCGCGGCCCGCGGCCGGCGGTGGTGCCCCCACCCCGGAGCCGCACCCGGACCCGAGCGAGTCGATGAAGCACGGGCGCGTCGGGGAGGACGGCACCGTCTTCGTCGTCGCCGCGGACGGCTCCGAGCGCGAGGTCGGCTCCTACCCCGGGGCCACGCCGGATGAGGCGCTGGCCTACTTCGCGCGGAAGTACGACGAGATGCTGGCCTCCGCCGACCTGCTCAAGGCACGGCTGGCGGGCACCGAGGTCTCCGCGCACGACGCCCGGCAGTCGCTGGCCCATCTCAAGGAGCAGATCGGGGAGGCGCACGTGGTGGGTGACCTCGCCGCGCTCTCCGCGGTCGTGAAGCACCTCGAGGAGGACGTCAAGGTCCGCTCCCGCACCGAGCAGGAGGAGCGCCTCAAGGCCAAGGCGGAGGCCGCGCAGGAGCGGGAGAAGCTGGTCCTCGAGGCCGAGAAGCTCGCCGGCACCGAGCCGGCCAAGGTGCAGTGGAAGCAGAGCAGCGCCCGGGTCCGCGCGCTGCTCGACGAGTGGAAGGCGCACCAGCGCTCCGGGCCCCGCCTGGACAAGGAGCTGGAGAACGCCCTGTGGCAGCGCTTCAGCCACGCGCGGTCCGACTTCGACAAGATGCGCAAGAACTGGTTCGCCCAGCTCGACGAGGAGCACGCCAGCGCCAAGGGCACCAAGGAGCGCCTGGTCCGCGAGGCGGAGACACTCTCCACGAGCAAGGACTGGGGCGCGACAGCCGGGGCCTTCAAGCGCCTCATGCAGGACTGGAAGCGGGCCGGCCGCGCCTCGCGCGCCGACGACGACGCCCTGTGGGCGCGCTTCAAGGCGGCCCAGGACTCCTTCTTCGACGCCAAGGACGAGGTGGTCGCCGCCGAGGAGGCGGAGTTCACCGAGAACCTCAAGGTCAAGGAGGGGCTGCTGCAGGAGGCCGAGGCGCTCGCCGTCGACGAGGGACGTCTGGACCAGACCAAGGCCGAGCTGCGCAAGATCCAGGACCGCTGGGACGCCGCCGGCAAGGTGCCACGGGCGGACATCAAGCGGGTCGAGAACCGGCTGCGGGCCGTCGAGCAGAAGGTCCGGGACATCGAGGACTCGCAGTGGAAGCGGACCGATCCCGAGCTCAACGCCCGGGCGCAGTCCATGGTCGACCAGCTCGAGCGCGCCGTGCAGGGCCTCGAGGCCGACCTCGCGGCCGCCCAGGCCGCCGGCGAGGAGAAGAAGGCCCAGGACCTCGAGGCCGAGCTGTCGACGAAGAAGCTGTGGCTGAGCTCGGCGCGCGGAGGTCTCGGCCGGTGA